The Nocardioides panzhihuensis genome has a segment encoding these proteins:
- a CDS encoding HhH-GPD-type base excision DNA repair protein, which translates to MALMPSLQITGDEAADKLLTEDPFALLLGMALDQQYRMEDAFKGGHKLVTRLGHLDPAKIAEMDPDEFKTVASTPPAIHRFPGSMSAKVQGIATIVTNEYGGDVTRLWTEATSGKDLLKRVQALPGFGKQKAQIFVSLLAKQLGVRPEGWEEAVGDYSLDGYRSVADVIDVESLQKVRDYKQQKKAAAKASE; encoded by the coding sequence ATGGCTCTCATGCCTTCGCTCCAAATCACCGGCGACGAGGCCGCTGACAAGCTGCTCACCGAGGATCCGTTCGCGCTGCTGCTGGGCATGGCCCTCGATCAGCAGTATCGGATGGAGGATGCGTTCAAGGGAGGTCACAAGCTGGTGACCCGCTTGGGGCATCTGGATCCCGCCAAGATCGCCGAGATGGATCCCGACGAGTTCAAGACGGTCGCCTCGACCCCGCCGGCGATCCACCGGTTCCCCGGCTCGATGTCGGCGAAGGTGCAGGGGATCGCGACCATCGTCACCAACGAGTACGGCGGCGACGTCACCCGGCTGTGGACCGAGGCCACCAGTGGCAAGGATCTGCTCAAGCGGGTCCAGGCGCTCCCGGGTTTCGGGAAGCAGAAGGCGCAGATCTTCGTCTCGCTGCTGGCCAAGCAGCTGGGAGTGCGACCCGAGGGCTGGGAAGAGGCCGTCGGGGACTACTCGCTGGATGGTTACCGTTCTGTGGCTGACGTCATCGACGTCGAGTCGTTGCAGAAGGTGCGTGACTACAAACAGCAGAAGAAGGCCGCAGCCAAAGCATCCGAATGA
- a CDS encoding DUF7455 domain-containing protein gives MTTAVATSSPLTSEDRCDRCGAQAYVRAELHSGGELLFCAHHAREHGEKLKEIASSIIDETHKLTEKS, from the coding sequence GTGACCACTGCCGTTGCCACCAGCTCGCCGCTCACGTCCGAGGACCGTTGCGACCGGTGCGGAGCGCAGGCCTACGTACGTGCGGAGCTCCACTCCGGCGGCGAACTCCTGTTCTGCGCTCATCACGCCCGCGAGCACGGTGAGAAGCTCAAGGAGATCGCGAGCTCCATCATCGACGAGACCCACAAGCTCACCGAGAAGAGCTGA
- a CDS encoding DUF456 family protein, with the protein MSLVEVIVALVIAFGIAGIIVPVLPGGALLVAAAILGWAIWLGESTGWVVFGISAAFIAIGLVTKYAIPGKHLKDSGMPLSTQIVGAVLAIVGFFVIPVVGVFVGFPVGVFLAELRRHGGNAGDAWASTWIALKAVGLFILIDAVAATLATITWVVGLFLT; encoded by the coding sequence GTGAGTCTCGTCGAAGTCATCGTCGCGCTGGTCATCGCCTTCGGCATCGCCGGCATCATCGTCCCCGTCCTGCCAGGGGGTGCGCTGCTCGTCGCCGCCGCGATCCTCGGCTGGGCCATCTGGCTGGGAGAGTCCACCGGATGGGTGGTCTTCGGCATCTCCGCCGCCTTCATCGCCATCGGGCTGGTCACCAAGTACGCCATCCCCGGCAAGCACCTCAAGGACTCCGGGATGCCGCTGTCCACCCAGATCGTCGGCGCAGTCCTCGCCATCGTCGGCTTCTTCGTGATCCCGGTCGTCGGCGTCTTCGTGGGCTTCCCTGTCGGTGTCTTCCTGGCCGAGCTGCGCCGCCACGGCGGCAACGCGGGCGACGCCTGGGCCTCCACCTGGATCGCGCTGAAGGCCGTCGGCCTGTTCATCCTGATCGATGCCGTCGCCGCCACCCTGGCCACCATCACCTGGGTCGTGGGGTTGTTCCTCACCTAG
- a CDS encoding peptidoglycan recognition protein family protein, with protein MRLSRPHRPALAAAGALIAGLLAAVPITAVASASEPDWKACLEGSDDRQAVFDRAAETSGVPAEVLLAVSYMESRWDAHGEAPSTSGGYGPMHLTDLPALAEHTEAHPDPLGKGDGSQQERTPHQREEAIRLGEVETLRTANDITGIPVADLREDAVANICGGAAVLADYQEAAGGAETLADWSAAVGRYSGAADEATALQFARQVFATLSAGESRTTNDGHRVTLAAKPVAVSKEAIGRLELADSSTGSTAAEPECPTTLGCESLPAPYAQTGDTIGDYGNHDLANRPDEGSIDYIIIHDTETSYNGTVRLVQDPTYLGWHYTLRSVDGHVAHHIPGKNIGWHAGNWYVNSHSIGLEHEGYAANGAWYTEAMYQTSASLVGYLAAKYDVPLDRAHIIGHDQIQGVAPANVAGMHWDPGPYWDWSHYFDLLRSPIKPDRHSRSQIWTVNQDFDTNTGNVMTGCTAAGVPCPSDRGTNFVNVYSAPSTAAPLLPDTVVGGSARVSNWGPRLAAGQKVVVNDRTRSDWWGIWFGGKQGWIQNPDDVLLPSDGKVVTPKAGVAAKIYGTAYPTKASDYPEGVTPRTIAPLQYTIPAGQKYVLADADVPTDYYKANNFNCATVGGVPDCIVISGDTTYYQIWFNHRIAYVMADDVTVTDG; from the coding sequence ATGCGTCTCTCACGTCCACACCGGCCCGCGCTGGCCGCGGCCGGAGCACTGATCGCGGGCCTGCTCGCCGCGGTGCCGATCACCGCGGTCGCCTCGGCCTCCGAGCCTGACTGGAAGGCCTGTCTGGAAGGCTCCGACGACCGGCAGGCCGTCTTCGACCGAGCAGCCGAGACCAGCGGGGTGCCCGCAGAGGTGCTGCTGGCCGTCTCCTACATGGAGTCGCGCTGGGACGCCCATGGCGAGGCGCCGAGCACATCTGGTGGCTACGGCCCGATGCACCTGACCGACCTGCCTGCGCTGGCGGAGCACACCGAGGCCCATCCCGACCCGCTCGGCAAGGGCGACGGCTCCCAACAGGAGCGCACCCCGCACCAGCGTGAGGAGGCGATCAGGCTGGGTGAGGTCGAGACGCTGCGTACGGCCAACGACATCACCGGGATCCCGGTCGCCGACCTGCGCGAGGACGCGGTCGCCAACATCTGCGGCGGCGCCGCGGTGCTGGCCGACTACCAGGAGGCCGCGGGCGGGGCCGAGACTCTGGCTGACTGGAGTGCTGCGGTCGGTCGCTACAGCGGAGCCGCCGACGAGGCGACCGCGCTCCAGTTCGCCCGCCAGGTCTTCGCGACCCTGAGCGCGGGGGAGTCGCGTACGACCAACGACGGCCACCGGGTCACCTTGGCCGCCAAGCCGGTCGCGGTCAGCAAGGAGGCGATCGGACGGCTCGAGCTCGCCGACTCCTCGACAGGCTCGACCGCTGCGGAGCCGGAGTGTCCGACGACGCTCGGCTGTGAGTCGCTGCCGGCACCGTACGCGCAGACCGGCGACACGATCGGCGACTACGGCAACCACGACCTCGCCAACCGGCCCGACGAAGGCTCGATCGACTACATCATCATCCACGACACCGAGACCTCCTACAACGGCACCGTGAGACTGGTCCAGGACCCGACCTACCTCGGCTGGCACTACACGCTGCGCTCGGTCGACGGCCACGTCGCCCACCACATCCCGGGCAAGAACATCGGCTGGCATGCTGGAAACTGGTACGTCAACAGCCACTCGATCGGGCTCGAGCACGAGGGCTACGCGGCCAACGGCGCGTGGTACACCGAGGCGATGTACCAGACCTCGGCCTCTCTGGTCGGCTACCTGGCCGCCAAGTACGACGTCCCGCTGGACCGGGCGCACATCATCGGCCACGACCAGATCCAGGGCGTCGCGCCGGCCAATGTCGCCGGCATGCACTGGGACCCGGGCCCCTACTGGGACTGGAGCCACTACTTCGACCTGCTCCGCTCGCCGATCAAGCCCGACCGGCACTCGCGTAGCCAGATCTGGACGGTCAACCAGGACTTCGACACCAACACCGGCAACGTGATGACCGGCTGCACGGCGGCAGGCGTCCCGTGCCCGAGCGACCGGGGCACCAACTTCGTCAACGTCTACTCCGCGCCGTCCACCGCGGCCCCGCTGCTGCCGGACACCGTCGTCGGCGGCTCCGCCAGGGTGTCCAACTGGGGCCCTCGCCTCGCGGCCGGTCAGAAGGTCGTCGTCAACGACCGAACCCGCTCGGACTGGTGGGGGATCTGGTTCGGCGGCAAGCAGGGGTGGATCCAGAACCCCGACGACGTACTCCTGCCCTCCGACGGCAAGGTCGTGACCCCGAAGGCCGGCGTCGCCGCCAAGATCTACGGCACCGCCTACCCCACGAAGGCCAGTGACTACCCCGAAGGCGTGACGCCGCGGACGATCGCGCCGCTGCAGTACACCATCCCCGCTGGTCAGAAGTACGTCCTGGCCGACGCCGACGTCCCGACCGACTACTACAAGGCGAACAACTTCAACTGCGCCACGGTCGGCGGTGTCCCCGACTGCATCGTGATCAGCGGCGACACGACCTACTACCAGATCTGGTTCAACCACCGGATCGCATACGTCATGGCCGACGATGTGACCGTCACCGACGGCTGA
- a CDS encoding DNA primase family protein produces MTVEHPWGEDVSPVEHKTAEAAFFEGTKPPETLSAIPPRDPEMLAELEAKYGTGEAGTGSGQADGYVTSSLEHLIADLAHDFSGKCLGIETLFINGLGWHKWDGRRYAEVPKHEVAKMLTIWASGILNGIDKELGALQKLKREMEERDEKIPALMEAAEAKLKARQGAYRSVLNTSSVQNSALDFATQWVSYPASKFDAEPHLLNCQNGVVDLRTGALESHGVPRFMTKVASADYIPDARHADWDKALEALPDEETRDYLQVALGQAITGHKPDDDRARFATGGGANGKSSIFTPVMRTVGDYGVLATDKILLGTAAGSTDMVDLRAVRVALLEELPETGGGNPFLNTTALKKMIGTDRIRARRLYQNNVEFDVTHSMFITTNFEDIAVKETDHGSWRRLLRIPFPLQYVNREPSEAHERRADPDLRARLERSPSGQHEAVLAWLVAGAVRWYAGLGDVDYGKMPEPPAPVLESTEAWRASQDVIFQFLKRGVIEFVKDSYVTQDDLHWSFTQALDRTDIGISEFPEKFARHGMIRDQRAVKSSKKRTGSLNISRPTRGDRPLPERTVVWYGIRFTDEFIARGQVDGFFGNV; encoded by the coding sequence ATGACCGTAGAGCACCCATGGGGCGAGGATGTCTCCCCCGTCGAGCACAAGACTGCCGAGGCTGCCTTCTTCGAGGGTACGAAGCCCCCGGAGACCCTCTCGGCCATCCCTCCCCGCGATCCCGAGATGCTCGCCGAACTCGAAGCCAAGTACGGCACCGGGGAGGCGGGCACCGGTTCAGGCCAGGCCGACGGCTATGTCACATCCAGCCTGGAGCACCTGATTGCCGACCTGGCCCACGACTTCTCGGGGAAGTGCCTCGGGATCGAGACGCTGTTCATCAACGGACTCGGCTGGCACAAGTGGGATGGTCGGCGCTATGCCGAGGTCCCGAAGCACGAGGTCGCCAAGATGCTCACCATCTGGGCGTCCGGGATCCTGAACGGGATCGACAAGGAGCTCGGCGCACTCCAGAAGTTGAAGCGGGAGATGGAGGAGCGGGACGAGAAGATCCCCGCACTGATGGAAGCCGCCGAGGCCAAGTTGAAGGCTCGCCAGGGTGCTTACCGTAGCGTCCTCAATACCTCCAGCGTGCAGAACAGTGCCCTCGACTTCGCTACCCAATGGGTGTCCTACCCGGCATCCAAGTTCGACGCCGAGCCGCACTTGCTCAACTGTCAGAATGGCGTGGTCGACCTTCGGACCGGCGCCCTGGAGAGCCATGGAGTCCCTCGCTTCATGACCAAGGTTGCGTCGGCCGACTACATCCCTGACGCCCGTCACGCGGACTGGGATAAGGCCCTGGAAGCGCTGCCTGACGAGGAGACTCGCGACTATCTTCAGGTCGCGCTCGGTCAGGCGATCACCGGCCATAAGCCCGACGACGACCGGGCCCGGTTCGCCACCGGTGGCGGCGCTAACGGTAAGTCGTCCATCTTCACGCCGGTGATGCGCACGGTGGGTGACTATGGGGTCCTGGCGACGGACAAGATCCTGCTGGGCACGGCGGCGGGCTCTACCGACATGGTCGACCTGCGGGCTGTCCGGGTCGCCCTCCTGGAGGAGCTCCCGGAGACCGGCGGCGGGAACCCGTTCCTGAATACGACGGCGCTGAAGAAGATGATCGGCACCGACCGGATCCGGGCCCGTCGCCTGTATCAGAACAATGTCGAGTTCGACGTCACGCATTCGATGTTCATCACGACCAACTTCGAGGACATCGCCGTCAAGGAGACCGACCACGGTTCGTGGCGTCGGCTTCTCCGGATCCCGTTCCCGTTGCAGTACGTCAACCGTGAGCCGAGCGAGGCCCACGAGAGGCGGGCGGACCCGGACCTCCGGGCGCGGCTGGAGCGCTCGCCGAGTGGCCAGCATGAGGCCGTCCTCGCCTGGCTGGTGGCTGGCGCCGTCCGCTGGTACGCCGGGCTGGGAGACGTCGACTACGGCAAGATGCCCGAGCCGCCTGCCCCGGTGCTGGAGTCCACGGAGGCCTGGCGGGCGAGCCAGGATGTCATCTTCCAGTTCCTCAAGCGTGGCGTGATCGAGTTCGTGAAGGACTCCTACGTCACTCAGGATGACCTGCACTGGAGCTTCACTCAGGCGCTCGATCGGACCGACATCGGGATCTCGGAGTTCCCGGAGAAGTTCGCTCGACACGGCATGATCCGGGACCAGCGCGCGGTGAAGTCCTCGAAGAAGCGGACCGGCAGCCTGAATATCTCGCGGCCGACTCGCGGCGACAGGCCCCTTCCGGAGCGCACGGTGGTCTGGTACGGAATCCGGTTCACTGACGAGTTCATCGCACGCGGCCAGGTCGACGGGTTCTTCGGAAACGTCTAG
- a CDS encoding RNA polymerase sigma factor: MDLGTAVTSRAAAATTSTRKTTTAKAPAKKAAAKKAEAEKPAKKAVAKKADAPEPKKTTEIDEDGEEIILEDVEVDVDDIVVDDSETETDAPVVVPVGPDGKKVLPDIPDEQFEKDVVADPTIKEDEKEASKQSFVVSTSDDTDEPEQTVMVAGATADPVKDYLKQIGKVPLLNAEMEVELAKRIEAGLFAEEKLGKGGKITPKILDELEWIAEDGKRAKNHLLEANLRLVVSLAKRYTGRGMLFLDLIQEGNLGLIRAVEKFDYTKGYKFSTYATWWIRQAITRAMADQARTIRIPVHMVEVINKLARVQRQMLQDLGREPTPEELAKELDMTPEKVIEVQKYGREPISLHTPLGEDGDSEFGDLIEDSEAIVPADAVSFTLLQEQLHAVLDTLSEREAGVVSMRFGLTDGQPKTLDEIGKVYGVTRERIRQIESKTMSKLRHPSRSQVLRDYLD, from the coding sequence GTGGACCTCGGCACCGCAGTGACCAGCCGTGCAGCGGCGGCGACGACCTCGACCCGCAAGACGACCACGGCCAAGGCGCCGGCGAAGAAGGCCGCCGCCAAGAAGGCCGAGGCCGAGAAGCCGGCCAAGAAGGCCGTGGCGAAGAAGGCCGACGCGCCTGAGCCCAAGAAGACGACCGAGATCGACGAAGACGGCGAGGAGATCATCCTCGAGGACGTCGAGGTCGACGTCGACGACATCGTGGTCGACGACTCGGAGACCGAGACGGACGCCCCGGTCGTCGTCCCGGTCGGCCCCGACGGCAAGAAGGTGCTGCCCGACATCCCCGACGAGCAGTTCGAGAAGGACGTCGTCGCCGATCCGACGATCAAGGAGGACGAGAAGGAGGCTTCGAAGCAGAGCTTCGTCGTCTCGACCTCCGACGACACCGACGAGCCCGAGCAGACCGTCATGGTCGCCGGTGCGACCGCCGACCCGGTCAAGGACTACCTCAAGCAGATCGGTAAGGTCCCGCTGCTCAACGCGGAGATGGAGGTCGAGCTCGCCAAGCGGATCGAGGCCGGCCTCTTCGCTGAGGAGAAGCTCGGCAAGGGCGGCAAGATCACCCCGAAGATCCTCGACGAGCTCGAGTGGATCGCCGAGGACGGCAAGCGCGCCAAGAACCACCTCCTCGAGGCCAACCTGCGCCTGGTCGTCTCGCTGGCCAAGCGCTACACCGGCCGCGGCATGCTCTTCCTCGACCTGATCCAGGAGGGCAACCTCGGTCTGATCCGTGCGGTCGAGAAGTTCGACTACACCAAGGGCTACAAGTTCTCGACCTACGCGACGTGGTGGATCCGTCAGGCCATCACCCGTGCGATGGCCGACCAGGCCCGCACCATCCGTATCCCGGTGCACATGGTCGAGGTCATCAACAAGCTGGCCCGCGTCCAGCGTCAGATGCTCCAGGACCTGGGCCGCGAGCCCACCCCGGAGGAGCTCGCCAAGGAGCTCGACATGACCCCGGAGAAGGTCATCGAGGTCCAGAAGTACGGTCGCGAGCCGATCTCGCTGCACACCCCGCTGGGTGAGGACGGCGACTCCGAGTTCGGTGACCTGATCGAGGACTCCGAGGCGATCGTCCCGGCCGACGCGGTCTCGTTCACGCTGCTCCAGGAGCAGCTCCACGCGGTGCTCGACACGCTCTCCGAGCGTGAGGCCGGCGTCGTGAGCATGCGCTTCGGCCTGACCGACGGCCAGCCGAAGACTTTAGACGAGATCGGCAAGGTCTACGGGGTCACCCGCGAGCGCATCCGTCAGATCGAGTCCAAGACGATGTCGAAGCTGCGACACCCGTCGCGTTCGCAGGTTCTGCGCGACTATCTCGACTGA